Within the Thermoplasmata archaeon genome, the region CTGCCTTGAGGGTCTCGCCCGTCGACACGACGTCGTCCACGATGACCATCTTCTTGCCCTCGACGCTCGCGTAGTTGGACGAGAAGGCGCCACCCTTCCCGTGGCGCTCCTGGCTCGGGCGGTAGATCGCGAGCTCCTTGCCCAATTCCTCGCTGATGACTGTGGCCAGGGGGACGCCGTTGATCGCGATGCCCACCACGCCGTCCGCCTCGAGCGAGCGCTTCTCGAGCTCCTCGAGAATGATGTCCGTCATGGCCGCGCCGACGTAGCCGATCCGGTTCCCGAAGACCCCGAGGGACCGCCATCCGATCTTCACGTCCTTGGGCGGCTGGCCGCCCTTGACGCCTCGAGTGATGAGCCACGTGACCGTCTCCGTGGACAGGTGCAGCTCGTCCGCGATCTCTTTCTCCGAGAGGCCCTTGTCCTTGTACTCGAGGGCCTTCTTCGCGATCGCATCGATGCTCTTCATTCCCTCTCCCTTCGCGCCGCGCGATGTTGCGGCGTCGATATTAAGGTATCGTCC harbors:
- a CDS encoding orotate phosphoribosyltransferase-like protein, with amino-acid sequence MKSIDAIAKKALEYKDKGLSEKEIADELHLSTETVTWLITRGVKGGQPPKDVKIGWRSLGVFGNRIGYVGAAMTDIILEELEKRSLEADGVVGIAINGVPLATVISEELGKELAIYRPSQERHGKGGAFSSNYASVEGKKMVIVDDVVSTGETLKAAIADVHAAGGTPILTVVLVNKTGHDDLDGTPLRALIRARAIA